The genomic stretch TCCACGACGGATGCCGCTTCCGTCGTCGGGAAATCGGCTTCCCGTCCTCACGCACGTGCCGACGGCCGAGGCCGCGGAAAGAATGCCGACGGTGCATGCAGGCCGACGCCGCCAGCGGGAGTCGGCAAGGCAAACCGCAGGAGTTTGAGTCCAGTCACCAGCGATCGGGAATGCGCACCACGACGCGCCCCCGACCTCGTCCTTCGAGCATCTCCAACGCAGTCGCGACGACTGCGGAAAGGGGGATCTCGCGTGTCCAAGTCGCGAGTTTCTCGGGATCGATGCGCTTCGCCAAAGCGAACCAAGCACTCGTCCGGTCGCACACCGGCGCGCGCACGCTGTCGATGCCGACGAGCGTGACCCCTCGCAGAATGAACGGGGCCACGGAAGCCGGAAACTCCAAGCTCTGCGCCATCCCGCAGGCCGCGACCACGCCGCGGTAGCGAAGCCCTGCGCAGACGTTGGCGAGCACGTGACCGCCGAGCGTATCGATCGCACCGGCCCACCTCTCGCGCTGAAGCGGCTTTCCCGGTGCCGAGAGTGCCCAGCGATCGACGACTTGCGTCGCCCCCAACTCGCGCAGGTAGCCGTGCTCGGAGAGCCGTCCGGTCGCTGCGGTGACACGGTGCCCCGCGTCGGCGAGCAACGCCACGGCCACGCTGCCGACCCCGCCGGTCGCTCCGGTCACGAGCACGTCCGCCGTTGTATCCAAAATACCGTGACGCTCCAACGCTTGCACGCACAGCATCGCCGTGTAGCCCGCCGTGCCGATGGCCATGGCCTGTGCGGGCGTGAACGCAGGCGGGATCCGCACGAGGTATCCGGCCGGCACGCGGCAGAAGCGTGCGTATCCGCCCCAGCGGCTTTCCCCGAGGCCCCAGCCGTTGACCATCACGGCATCACCGATCGCGAACTGCGGGTCGTCCGACGCCGTCACGTATCCGGCGAGATCGACGCCCGGGATCATGGGAAAGCTCCGCACGATGGGCGCTCCACGACAGACGGCGAGCGCGTCCTTGTAGTTGAGACTCGAATACTCGACCCGCACCAGCACCTCGCCCGCAGGAAGCGAGGCCGACTCGACATCGACGAGTTTCGCCGTCACGCCGGTCGGCGACTCGTGTAGAACGAGGGCAGGAAAGGGATCTGAAGACTCGGAACTTCTCATGGTCTGTCGTGCATGCGGTCGCGCGCGTGCACACGACCTTCGCGAACGTGTCGCACCCGCGGTCTGCACGCGAGTCTCGATCCGACGATCCGCCCCCGAGAGGCCATCGTGAGACCTAGCGGCCGGTTGACGCTCCCGACCGGTGGTTCTGCGTTGGCGAGACCCCATGTCACCTCTCCGCATCGCCTCGCTCGTCCTTGTCGTTATCATCGCTGCCGGCCTGCTTCCGGTGCCAACCGATGCCGCTTCGGTCGGGTTGCGGCGTGGATCGGAGCTTCTCGCTTTCGGTCGGGTCTCGACCACTTCACCGACGCAAGACGGCAAGACCGCGCGGGCCCTGCTGCAGGCGTCGCGCGAGCGACTGGCGACGGACGCTACCCTACGCACGATCGTCGCCGCACGAGCCCAACGGGATGCGACGGGCGAAACCTCGCCTCGCGATCTCGCCGTCGATCCTTCCGGCCCGCTCCTCTACTTCGAGCATGTCTCCGCGCACGTGAAGCGGTTCGCCGCCGACGAATCGGTCTATCGAGAGGTGATCGATCGCGCCTACCAATTCGTCCTCGGTCGCCCGGCCTACGACATCGAGTTCGACTACTGGAAGGCCCGCGCGCCGCTACCCTACTATCTCCTCTGTGCCTGCATCGATCACTGGGCCGGGCGCAACGCTCCAGGACTGATGTTCACGACGGGCACTCCGACGATCTCGATCACCAGTCGGTACCTCGTAGTCGAACGCCTTTCGCCCGGCGAAGCCATCGCGCTGCGCGAAGCGACGGGCTTGGCCGTTACGGGAGACCCCGGAATGGCGGCTGCACTCGACCGCGCGGTCGTGGCCCCCGGTGCGGGAGAGATCACGAGCGTCGGCGGCATTCATCTCGTCGCCGTCGGGCTCGACCGGGACTAGGTTCGCCATCGTCGGCCCCTTCGAAAGCAAGAGAGCGTCGACCTCGCGGCCGACGCTCTTGTCTAAACGGTCGATGGGATCGGCGGTCGCTCAGGCACCCACTTGGAAGCGCACGAAGCGGCGCACCACGATGTTTTCGCCGAGCTTTGCGATCTTCTCGGTGAGGATGTCCTTCACCGCCTGATCGGGGTTCTTCACGAACGGCTGATCGAGCAGGCACGCCGTGGCGTAGTATTTCTCGACCTTGCCTTCGACGATCTTCTGCACGGCGGCGGGCGGTTTGCCGGCAGCCTGCGAAGCGGCGATCTCGCGCTCGCGATCGAGTTCGGCTTGAGGAACCTCCTCGCGCGTGACGCAGATCGGGTTCGCGGCGGCGATCTGCAAACAGAGGTCGCGGCAGAGAGCCTTGAACTCGTCGGTCTTCGCGACGAAGTCGGTCTCGCAGTTGACCTCCACGAGGACGCCCACCTTTCCACCGAGGTGGATGTAGCTCTCGATGAGGCCTTCGTTGGCGGTGCGACCGGCTTTCTTGGCGGCAGAAGCGACACCCTTCTTGCGCAGGATCGTCTCTGCTTGCTCGAGGTCGCCGGCGGCCTCGGTCAAAGCCTTCTTGCAGTCGAGCAAACCGGCACCGGTTTTTTCCCGGAGGGTGCTGACCATTTGGGCGCTGATGACAGTGCTCATAAAACGTAGGCCCGTCGTGGGCGGTTCAATTCGTCTCGGTTTCGGAGGGCTCGACGGTCTCGATCGGATCGACGGAGCCGACCTCGGCGTCCGCCTCGGTCTCGAGCTGCTCGGCGAGCGCGAGCGCAGGCGTCGGGATGCCGGCGCGGGTTTCCGCGAGCTGTTGCTGACCGCGGTTGATGCGGCGTGAGTCGCGCTGCGAGAGGCCCGATTGGATGGCCTCGACGAGCGTCTCGATCACGATGCGGATCGACTTCACGGCGTCGTCGTTGCCGGGGACCGGGTAGTCGACGAGCGAGGGATCGGAGTTGGTGTCGACGAGAGCCACGATCTTCAGCCCGAGGCGGCGGGCTTCGGCGACGGCGATGTCCTCGTAGTTCACGTCGACCACGAGCATGGCCTTCGGGACGCGATCGAGATGGGAAATGCCTTCGAAATTGCGATTCATGCGCTCCATCTCGCGCTTGATCGCCGAGGCCTCCTTCTTGTGCATCTTGCCCAGCTCTCCGCTGGATTCCATCTCTTGGTAGCGCTTGTACTTCGAGATACTGCGCTTGATGGTCTCGAAGTTGGTCAACGTGCCGCCCATCCAGCGGTTCACGCAGAACGGCATACCGGTCGAAGAGGCCGCCTCGCGGACGATTTCTTGCGCTTGGCGCTTGGTGCCGACGAAGAGGATGTCGTCGCCGTCGGCGACGAGGTTTTCGAGAAACGTGTAGGCCTTCTCGAGGCAGTCGTGGGTCTTGATCAGATCGATGATCGAGATGCCCTGCCGGTGGTCGAAGAGGAAACCCTTGAAACGGGGATTCCAACGCTTGGTCTGGTGGCCGAAATGGACTCCGGCGTCGAGGAGGTCTTTGGGTGTGAGGTTCATGCGGACGAGAGATGCCCGAGTGGGCACAGGACGGACGATGCCGACCTTACTTTTCTTGCGATGACGTGTTGTTGAATGCCGGTTTCGAGTGACTCTCCCGCACGAGCCCGGCGTGCTGCCCGAGAGAGGAAAAGGGCAGAGGCAAAAGACCCGACGCACTCGGCGCAAGTCCAGATTTGAGTCCGGTACGAGCCGAGCCCGTCACGAGTTGCATCCGGCCGCGGGCGCGGTTTGATCCCTCGACCATGATCCAGACGCCCTCGCTTACGCCCGCGGAAACCGCCCGCTACAGCCGCCACATCATGCTCTCCGAAATCGGCTTGGGGGGACAACTTCGCCTGAAGCGTGCGCGCGTCCTCGTGATCGGTGCCGGCGGCCTCGGCAGTCCAGTCGCGCTCTATCTCGCCGCCGCCGGTGTCGGCACGATCGGTCTGGCGGACTTCGACAAGGTCGAGGCCCACAACCTCCAACGCCAGATCCTGCACACCGACGCCTCCGTCGGCCACCCCAAGACGGAGTCCGGTGCCGCCCAACTCCGTGCGATCAATCCCGGTATCGAGATCGTCCAACATCGTGCCGGCGTCACTGCCGAGAACGCCGTCGCGCTCTTCCGCGACTACGACCTCATCGTAGACGGCTCGGACAACTTCCCCACGCGTTATCTGAACACCGACGCCGCCTTCCTCGCCGGCAAGCCCTTGGTTTACGGGAGCATCTTCAAGTTCGAGGGACAGGTCACGGTCTTCGATCCGCACGGAGGCACACCGTGTTATCGGTGCCTGTTTCCCGAACCGCCGCCGCCGGGTTCGGTGCCCAACTGCGGCGAAGCCGGCGTCCTCGGCGCACTCTGCGGGGTGGTCGGAAGCATCCAGGCGATGGAGGCGGTAAAACGCCTCGCCGGCATCCGCGAGGGACTCGCCGGCCGCCTGCTCGTGATCGACGCGATGAACATGACGTTTCGCTCCCTCAATCTCCGCAAGGACCCCGATTGCCCCCTCTGCGGCCCGCGCGCCGCGATCCACGTGATAGACCCCGCACGCTACGCCGAAGGTTGCGCGCCCGGGACCCAACCTGCCGACGCCGCGTCGACGACTACCGCCGCACCGATCGCATCCGCCCCCCCTGACGAAGAACTCCCGCTCGAAATCGACGTCGAGACCGCCTCGTCGTGGTTGCGCTCGGGACACGCGCGCCTGCTCGACGTCCGCGAGCCGTTCGAGCTCGGCATATGCGCGATCGCAGGCGCGGAACACATCCCCATGCGCCAAGTCCCCGGCGCGATCGAGGCGCTCGCCGCCGAAAATCGGCCCCTGCTCGTCCTCTGCCACCACGGCGGTCGCAGCATGCAGGTCACTCAATTCCTACGAAGCCGCGGCATGGAAAACGTCTCCAACATCGCCGGAGGCATCGACGCTTGGGCGGTACTCGTCGAACCGGGCATGCAACGCTACTGAGCGCCCCGCCGACCGACCCGATCGCATCTCGTTCCCACCGTCTTTTCCACCTCCCGCCCGCCTTCCATGATCCTAGACTCGATCGACCTCGCCGATCTCTACGCCGGGTTACACCCCGCTTTCGCCGCCGGCTTCGCTTGGTTGCGTGCGTTCGACGCCGCGACTCCCGACGGCCGCCACGACATCGACGGCGAACGCCATTTCGCACTGGTCCAGACCGTCCCGACGGCTCCGGCCGCCGAAAAACAATTCGAGGCGCACCGCCGCTACATCGACATCCAGTACGTCGTGTCCGGCGACGAGATCATGCTGCACGCCCCGCTCGCCGGCCTGCGCGAGATCGCTCCGTTCGATCCCACGCGTGACGTCGGCTTCTTCCACGATCCGTCCTCGGCCACCGCTCTACGCGTCCCTCCCGGCTCCTTCGCCGTCTTCTTCCCGCACGACGCCCACAAACCCTGCTGCTGCCCGAGTTCGCCCGGCACCGTGCGCAAGATCGTCCTGAAGATCGAGGTCTGACGACTGCCAGCAGCCCGGTACGGCCGATCGACGGACGCAGCGCGCAGTCGACCGGTGGCGCAACATCAGCGCCCCGACTGCACCACCAGCGCGTCGTCCGCCGCGTAGCCGGCCCAGAGCGCATCGAGCAGCTCCGCGTCCGGCTCCCCGTCGATCGCGACGAAACGGAAACGCATCCGATGCGACTCGCCCGGAGCTATCGCGAACGCGCCGAGCTGCACGGGTGCGAAGCAGAAAAACGGTTCCGTGGGATGCACACGCGCCGGCTGCGGCGCCCAGTAATTCTCCGGATGGCCGAGGATGGCGATGCCGGCCGTCTTGCCGTCCACCGAGCCGCCCATCCAACACCAACGCATCCGCGTCGCGTGCGCCTTCTCCCGATCGGTCTCGCCCTCGGAGGTCAGGAAACGCGCGTTGCCCGCGCCGTTCCACTGGCCGTGCCCCCGCACGCCCAAGCCGCCGTAGCGGTACTCGTTCAGCTCCAACGGCGCATCGCTCACGTTGATCTGCAACACGTCGAGATCGAAAGCGTGCCACGCTGCATCGGGCAGGGCGTGCACGCTCACCCGCCACCGCTCCTCCAACACGTCGCGACTCGCGCCGTCACGGATATCGGTCGCCCGAAGGAGAGTCGTGAAACCACCCCTCCCGGAGCCGCTCGTCGCGTCGATCAATCGCTCGAACTCGACCCGCCCCTGCCGCTTGCGAAGATTCCAAAAATCGAGTGCCGAGCCCCTGTAGCTCGTGTCCGTCCAAGCCGTCCAGATGCCGACATGATGCACGTGATCGGAAGGGAAGGCGTCGATCACCGGCACGCCTTGCGGCGTGAAGAACGGAAACACGAACCCGCCCCGCAGATACGCCGGATCCGCCCCTTCCGGCAACCGCGCCTCCAACGCCGCACCGAGCACGCGACGCCCATTCGACGTCACCACGAGATCGTCACCCGCCGTCTCGACCGAAACAAACATGTCCGCCGGCTTGGGACCGACTCCCGGCCTCAACCGCAGCACCTCCCCCGCACGCTGCTCCGGTACGACGAGAAAACCGCCGCCGTTCCCATCCGGATGCAGCACATACCCGCGCCCGTGCTCATCCTGCCAGAACGCCGGCGTTCCCGCCAGCCGCTCCGCTGTTCGCAACACCTGGCCCGCGCGCGCATGCGGCACCGCGGACAACTCGATGCTCCACGTGGCGCGAGCATCGAGCGAAGCGCCCGTCGCGGCCCTCGCGAGACCTGCGAACACGAGGCAAAGTCCAGTGGCGAGAACAAGAAACACGACGACTCGAAGCCGCGGGGTGACGACCATGCGCGGGAGCATCCCCTCGCCCCGGCATCGGTCAACGCCACAATCCCCGGACGGTTCGATTCCACACCCCGAGGTTCGTCGGTTTCAATTTTCGGCCTGACCCCATTTCGGCTCCCCGCCGATGGATACGCTCCAGGGCGACGATGTCGGCGTGCGCTCAAACCGCTGCGGCGCAACATCTCCGCGATCGTGCTGCACGCGGGCGGCGCCTCGATCCCGTGCTTGATCTCCAGCACCCTGCGCAACTTCTTCGGACCCCACGTGCGATGCAGCTGCCGCTCCGCCAGCACCAACGCCTCGATCGCGTCGGGCGTACGTCGCGGACTGCTGTGCGGTCGATGACTGCGAGGCTGCAATCCCTTCAGTCCATCCAGCGCGTAACGCTCCAGATACTTGTAGCCGGTCTTGCGGCTGATGCCGAATTGCTCGCACAGATCCGTGTGGGTGAAACGGTCGCTGCGCGCCAACGAAACGAATCGAATGATCTCTTCCATGGGTGTGACGGTTTTCCAGGGCATACCCCCGGGGTTATGTGTCACCCATCTCTCCGGTCAAAGTGTCACCTATCTCTCCGGATCATACCCGCCGTCCCCGGCGTCTTTCGCCGTCCCTTACCGGTTCTTCCTGACGTCTCCGAATAGACAAATCTCTGCCATACCCGCCGAATCGAACATCATACCCCTCCTCAATCAGGAGGGCGATCAAATCTGGAACCTCGTCTCTATCTATCCCTAAATTGCCTCCGTTGTCGGTTAGCCACCCATTATATCCATGATCAACAAAGTGATCAACGATCCAAGATGTTGCATCATCCACCCCAAACTTTGCCCAACTCGGGCGTGAACGGACCGACGCTAGATTAAGGGATCCTCCCACCACGAACCCGGTCTCAATTTTTCGTATGTAACCGCACTTAGACACTAAGTCCATAAAATCGGAAGCAGACCTGTCAAACGTTACCACGTTACCCTGCTCAGTGGGTAGGTAGAGTGCCATACATCTGACGATAACTTCAATACTCACAACTATTCCATAAACAGACTCATCGCGCACCTTCACGAGCCCAACCTCACCCATGCGCTCTCCGCTACTAGACGCAGACAAGGCACAAGCCGAAAACCACAACACCCAGGCGTGTAACGCAAATCGCATATTATACCTCCAAATTCATACACCTCACCAAGGCCGAAGCAGCGCCTGATACCAAGGTAACGGCGGAACCGGAACACCGTAGTAATTTGGTCGCGCAGGAATGCCCATCCATGACCTGTATACGTTTTCTACCGCAGACACATTGTGATCTGCGGTAGAGAAATTGCTACCAGGCACGACGGTTCCGTCCGGGCCAGTCACGTTTGCGAAATCGTCGATACCGAGTATGGCATGTCCGAATTCGTGCACTAGGCCTACGCGATTGTCTGTTCGGGCGACCCAGCCCGCTCCTGGGCGCTCCCCCCGGTAACCATCCACGAGAATCTTTCCGCGGTCGGGATTCGAAAGGTTTCTACTATAATTGTATTTTGTATCAAAGCGCACCCAGCCGTCACCCAAACCGGCCGCCGGCCCCCCGAACGTGACTGTCATTCTTCCGCCCGTAGCCAAGAAGCGCTGCATCAATCTCTGCCCAAGCGGCGATTGGCCCACATCCCTAATTATTGCGCGCAATTCGGATTCCTGCGTACCTGATCCAAAGTCGACTCGATCGAGAAACCGAGAGGTGGTGTGTGCTCGAAAGCCCCAAACAGCCGTCGCTGTAGCTGCACCCGAGAGTGCACCGCTGCGGAAGCCGGCCGAAAACGAACCTCCTGATACGCTGGCGCTCAGGCCGCCGCTCAGTCCACCCTGTATGCCACCGCGAAGGGCTTGCGTCGCGGCATACCGCTGGGCGAGACCGACCGAGTCGAATGCGCTGTTGAGCACGGGACCAGAGGCCCAATTCACGGCTGCACCAATCGCAAAGCTTGCCGCGATACTTCCAAGCGAAGCACCGTTTTCCGCTGCCCAAGCCGCGCTGATTGCGGCACCCACGTAAGGCATCCCGAAAAGCGAGAAAGCGGTGCTCACGGTCGAGATGATCCAAGGGTTCTTTTGGGCCGTCTTGAACGCCCAGTCGTCGACGCGTTGGTTGATGTTGGCAACCCAGCGCGCCTCGAAGGGACCGGTCTTTCGGATGAAATTGCGGAACCCACGGAACAACTTCCGAAGGCTGAACTGCCCGAGGTAATCCCAATTGTCGACGGGGTTGTTGCCGCAGTAGGCGTAGAGGTTCAGGCCGCCGTTTTCGGCGATGGGGTCGCGGCTGATGAAGCGGCCCTGGGTCGGGCTGTAGTAGCGGTGGTTGTATTGATACAGGCCGGTCTCCGCGTCCTGCCACTTGCTGGCGAAGCGGAAGGGGTTGGCTTGTGCGTGCGCTCCGCCTTGGGGGTTGTGCATGGAGAGCACTTCGCCGAAGGCCGAGTAGGCGTAGGCGGCGACGAGCGTGCCGGAGCCGTTGAGCAGGCCGTGGACGTTGCCGTTGGCGTCGTAGACGGGGAGGTACTCGCCGCCGGAGTTGCGGAAGACGAGCAGGCCGCCCACTCCGCCGCCGCCGTGGACGGTGCCGGTGACGTCCAGTCCCCAAGAGTAGCCGGCGACGCTGACGTAGGCCGTGCCGCCGTAGAGGGCATCGATCTCGTCGACGATGTTCCAGCCGTCGTGGATGAAACGCCGGTCCTGAGTGACGGTGCCGCCGACGGTGACTTTCTTGCGCACGCGCCGGCCCATGTAGTCGTAGGTGAACTCGAGCAGCGTGGAGTCGCTGTTGCGCCATGCGCTCTTCAGGCGGTTTTCGCCGTCCCAGGTGTAGTTCCAGACGCCGTCGTAGGTGAGGTTGCCGTCGGCGTCGTAGGAGTGAGTGACGCCGGCGATCGCGCCGTACTGGTTGCGGTTGTTCGGAGTGAAGGAGCGCGACCCGCCGCTGAACAGTTCGGAGGTGCGGTTGCCCTGCGCGTCGTAGGACCAGTCGCGCAACCGGTTGGAGATGGCCGCACCGTCGAGCCATGCACTGCCGTTCCAGACGGCCTGTGCGGCGGCGGCGGAATCGAGTTCGCCGCGCGGAGTGAAGGTGTGGTTGTCGTGGATGGCGGCGTGGCCGAGGGCCGTGGCGAGGGCCGACTGCGTGCGGCGGCGCACGCGTTGGCCGGTCCAGTCGTAGTCGTAGACGAAGAGCGCGCGCTGGGAGCCGTTCCACTTGGTTTCGACTCCATCGAGTTCGTTGCGCCAGTCCTGCCAGGAGTAGTCGCGACGGAAACCGGTCGTACCTTCGCGCACGACGGCGAGGAGGTCGGAGCCGCTCTCGTATTCGTAGGTGAAGGTGCGGTCGTAGCCACTGGCGCGGTAGGCGCGGATCGTGTCGACCCGGCCGGTGGCGGCGGCGTAGGTGAAGTGCGTTTCCTGTTCGCCGAGAGTGCCGCCGTAGCCGACGCGGACCGATTCCAGCCGACCCAGTCCGTCGTAGGCTCGGGCGACCTGACGGCGTGTTCCCGAGCCGGTGGTGCCGAAGAAGGTCGGCTCGAGGTATTCGCCGAACTGCTGGAGATCGGAGGGGCGGTAGGCCATGACGCGGCCCCCGGTGGCGTCGAAGACGGCGTGCGGCAGGCCGCGGCGCACGTAGGCGTTGCCGTCGTGATAGCTGAAGGTGATCGCGGGGGTCGTCCCGTCGCTGTAGGAGGTGACCGAGGGTTCGCCGGTGCGGTAGCCTGCGCTGTCGGCGTAAGTGTAGCTGGTGACGACGCCGCGGGCCCAGGTGCGCGTGGCGAGCTGGCCGCGCTTGTTGTAGGTGAAGGAGACGGCGGCGTTGTTCGGATCGGTCTTGGAGGTGACCAGACCTGTGCTGCCTTGGTAGGCCCAGATGGTCTGGTCGGCGGTGCCGGGCGAGGCGGGCCAGGTGGCGCCGTCCCAGTTCACGCCCGCGGTGGTGCGGTAGAGGCGCATGTGGGTGCGCCAGCCGTATCCGTTGTATTGATACTCGACGGGGTTCTGGCCGCTGCCCCAGGCGCGGTACAGTTCGCCGCGGGTGGTGTAGGAGAAGCGGCGGGTCTTCCACTGGGAACCGTCGTTGATGCGTTCGACGGAGACGCGGCCCATGGCGTCGTAGTAGGTCTGTTGCCAGCCGGCGCCGCCAAGGTGCAGGTTCTTGCGGTGCTTCACCAGCGCGGTGCCTGGATAGTATTCGAGCTCCTCGCGGACGTCGGCGCGGCCGGAGGTGCGCAGAGGGCGACCACGACCGTCGTAGGTGCGGGTGGTGACGACGCCGGTGCTGCTGGTCTCGCTGGCCATCAGGCCGTTGATGTTGATCGCGACCGCGGCGGTGGTCGAGCCGGGAACGGTGGTGGTGGTGACGACTTTGCGAGCCGCGCGGTCGACGACGGTGGTGGTCGTGGTGGTCTGACCGTTGGCATCGCGCGAGCGCGACTCGCCGGTGAGTTTGCCGCCGGTGACGTTGCCGAACAGACCCGTGAGGCGGGTGCGCTGGACGGTTTCGACGCCGGAGGTGGAGTTGGCCGTGTCGGTGAGGGTCTTGGTCGTGACGGTGCGCCACCAGGCGCCCTCGAGGGATTCGAAGGTCTCGGCGTGGGTGGTGACGCGGTCGACGCTCACGAGGTCGAGGGTGCCGTTT from Opitutales bacterium ASA1 encodes the following:
- a CDS encoding MDR family oxidoreductase; protein product: MTAKLVDVESASLPAGEVLVRVEYSSLNYKDALAVCRGAPIVRSFPMIPGVDLAGYVTASDDPQFAIGDAVMVNGWGLGESRWGGYARFCRVPAGYLVRIPPAFTPAQAMAIGTAGYTAMLCVQALERHGILDTTADVLVTGATGGVGSVAVALLADAGHRVTAATGRLSEHGYLRELGATQVVDRWALSAPGKPLQRERWAGAIDTLGGHVLANVCAGLRYRGVVAACGMAQSLEFPASVAPFILRGVTLVGIDSVRAPVCDRTSAWFALAKRIDPEKLATWTREIPLSAVVATALEMLEGRGRGRVVVRIPDRW
- the tsf gene encoding translation elongation factor Ts, whose amino-acid sequence is MSTVISAQMVSTLREKTGAGLLDCKKALTEAAGDLEQAETILRKKGVASAAKKAGRTANEGLIESYIHLGGKVGVLVEVNCETDFVAKTDEFKALCRDLCLQIAAANPICVTREEVPQAELDREREIAASQAAGKPPAAVQKIVEGKVEKYYATACLLDQPFVKNPDQAVKDILTEKIAKLGENIVVRRFVRFQVGA
- the rpsB gene encoding 30S ribosomal protein S2, with the protein product MNLTPKDLLDAGVHFGHQTKRWNPRFKGFLFDHRQGISIIDLIKTHDCLEKAYTFLENLVADGDDILFVGTKRQAQEIVREAASSTGMPFCVNRWMGGTLTNFETIKRSISKYKRYQEMESSGELGKMHKKEASAIKREMERMNRNFEGISHLDRVPKAMLVVDVNYEDIAVAEARRLGLKIVALVDTNSDPSLVDYPVPGNDDAVKSIRIVIETLVEAIQSGLSQRDSRRINRGQQQLAETRAGIPTPALALAEQLETEADAEVGSVDPIETVEPSETETN
- the moeB gene encoding molybdopterin-synthase adenylyltransferase MoeB, producing MIQTPSLTPAETARYSRHIMLSEIGLGGQLRLKRARVLVIGAGGLGSPVALYLAAAGVGTIGLADFDKVEAHNLQRQILHTDASVGHPKTESGAAQLRAINPGIEIVQHRAGVTAENAVALFRDYDLIVDGSDNFPTRYLNTDAAFLAGKPLVYGSIFKFEGQVTVFDPHGGTPCYRCLFPEPPPPGSVPNCGEAGVLGALCGVVGSIQAMEAVKRLAGIREGLAGRLLVIDAMNMTFRSLNLRKDPDCPLCGPRAAIHVIDPARYAEGCAPGTQPADAASTTTAAPIASAPPDEELPLEIDVETASSWLRSGHARLLDVREPFELGICAIAGAEHIPMRQVPGAIEALAAENRPLLVLCHHGGRSMQVTQFLRSRGMENVSNIAGGIDAWAVLVEPGMQRY
- a CDS encoding YhcH/YjgK/YiaL family protein, which produces MILDSIDLADLYAGLHPAFAAGFAWLRAFDAATPDGRHDIDGERHFALVQTVPTAPAAEKQFEAHRRYIDIQYVVSGDEIMLHAPLAGLREIAPFDPTRDVGFFHDPSSATALRVPPGSFAVFFPHDAHKPCCCPSSPGTVRKIVLKIEV